Part of the Deltaproteobacteria bacterium genome, TCAACCGATTCTAAATGAAAATTCTGATTTTCATAGGCAAGCCACTTGTTAATAAGATAAGCGGAATCGGCATCGTCCTCGACGATGAGAATGGAAATGTTTTCCATGATAAGATCCCCTTATTGTAAAATGCTTTTGATCAGCGCTTTAAGTTCAAGTAAATCGTAAGGCTTTTTTACAAAACCCGTTGCGCCTAATTGGTTGAGGCAATAGTGCTCTTGTTCGCTATGGGCAGAGAAAAACACGATGGGAATTCCTCTGCACTCTTCATCTTCACGCAACATTTTAAAAATCTCTATTCCCGAAATGTCGGGTAATCGAATATCTAAAAAAACTAAGTGGGGTTGCTCGGTTCTAATTTTTTCAACAATGCCTTCCCCTTTATAAAGGCAGGTAACATCATAGCCCAAGGCACGAATTTGTTTGCTCATGAGCAACGACACATCTTTTTCATCGTCAACAATATAAACTTTAGAAGTCATTTCTCCCATGTAACTTCACCTCACAACTTTTTTCCAACCAGAGGTATAGTCCTCTTTGGCCTAAGGTTCAAGGGTTGCGTGGGATCCATACCCTGAAAGTAGCACCCTTGCCGGGCTTGCTTGCAACCGTTATTTTTCCCTTTTGTTCTTGAACAATTAGCCGGGCCACGGCCAGGCCCACCCCAGATCCCACTGATTTTGGGTGCTTGCTTTGTTGGGATTGTTCAAATATTTTAAAGATTTTTTCGTGGTCTTCTTTGGGAATGCCAATGCCGGTGTCTTGTACTTCAAAACGAATCTTATCTTTTTCGGGAATGACTCTTAGCCAAATTGTTCCAGCTTCGGTAAATTTGATGG contains:
- a CDS encoding response regulator, giving the protein MGEMTSKVYIVDDEKDVSLLMSKQIRALGYDVTCLYKGEGIVEKIRTEQPHLVFLDIRLPDISGIEIFKMLREDEECRGIPIVFFSAHSEQEHYCLNQLGATGFVKKPYDLLELKALIKSILQ